From Veillonellaceae bacterium, one genomic window encodes:
- a CDS encoding glycosyltransferase family 2 protein, protein MNKLTIIILTYNEQRHIKECIESAKFANEILVVDSGSSDDTVRIAQDNGARVISHPITDGFAAQRNFALKQANTEWVMFLDADERITPKLAGEIIQAVKSDSVLAYEIPRRNIAFGHWLRYGGWYPDYCLRLYPRTEVVYDGIVHEKAIVNIAKQKLKYPLDHYTYDDWDRYFIKFNSYTTLMASQLYEKGKRANILSIVFRPIWAFFRTYILKLGFLDGKMGFIMAAFHYFYTMAKYVKLYYMQRSENI, encoded by the coding sequence ATGAATAAGCTTACGATAATTATACTGACTTATAATGAACAGCGTCATATCAAAGAGTGCATAGAAAGTGCCAAATTTGCCAATGAGATTTTAGTAGTTGACTCCGGCAGCAGTGATGATACTGTACGAATTGCTCAAGATAATGGTGCCAGGGTAATTAGTCACCCTATAACTGACGGTTTTGCAGCTCAGCGAAATTTTGCCCTTAAACAGGCTAACACTGAATGGGTGATGTTCCTTGATGCTGATGAACGCATTACCCCTAAGCTTGCCGGAGAAATAATACAGGCTGTCAAATCCGACAGTGTCCTAGCTTATGAGATTCCCCGCCGGAACATTGCTTTCGGCCATTGGTTACGGTATGGCGGCTGGTACCCTGACTATTGCTTAAGGCTATATCCTCGTACAGAGGTAGTTTATGATGGCATTGTTCATGAAAAAGCAATTGTAAATATAGCTAAGCAAAAACTAAAATACCCTTTGGACCATTATACCTATGATGACTGGGATAGGTATTTCATCAAATTCAATAGCTACACAACTTTAATGGCCAGCCAGCTTTATGAAAAAGGCAAGCGGGCCAATATATTATCTATAGTCTTCCGACCAATATGGGCATTTTTTCGGACTTATATACTGAAGTTAGGTTTCCTTGACGGCAAGATGGGTTTTATAATGGCAGCGTTTCACTATTTTTATACCATGGCCAAGTATGTCAAGCTATATTATATGCAAAGGAGTGAAAATATTTAA